A single Klebsiella variicola DNA region contains:
- the slyA gene encoding transcriptional regulator SlyA, whose product MKLESPLGSDLARLVRVWRALIDHRLKPLELTQTHWVTLHNIHQLPPEQSQIQLAKAIGIEQPSLVRTLDQLEEKGLISRQTCSSDRRAKRIKLTEKAEPLINEMEEVIGKTRDEILSGVSKQEVETLLHLIRKLEQNILDLQAKD is encoded by the coding sequence ATGAAATTGGAATCGCCACTTGGTTCTGATCTGGCACGTTTAGTCCGCGTTTGGCGCGCGCTAATCGACCATCGCCTGAAACCTCTGGAGTTAACGCAGACTCACTGGGTCACGCTGCATAACATCCACCAGCTGCCGCCTGAGCAGTCGCAGATCCAGCTGGCGAAAGCCATCGGCATTGAACAGCCGTCGCTGGTGCGCACGCTCGATCAGCTGGAGGAGAAAGGGCTTATTTCTCGCCAGACCTGTTCAAGCGACCGGCGGGCCAAACGCATCAAGCTCACTGAAAAAGCTGAACCGTTGATCAATGAGATGGAAGAGGTGATAGGCAAGACCCGCGATGAAATCCTGTCGGGGGTCTCAAAGCAGGAAGTGGAAACGTTGCTCCACTTAATTCGTAAACTTGAACAAAATATCCTCGATCTCCAGGCAAAAGATTAA
- a CDS encoding MASE4 domain-containing protein, giving the protein MLKHVNHVAKRFIIYVFICLLAGFGIAGVTAFFHTSFSTTSSILFPLLTSFLMVFHITIACFMGMKYWSSKRRLYLTPVAFGFACSALLMLGTLSSYPDWLTCSTTPVINQNDAVIYYFFRNIMMAVLFMSSIVLYYFRQRIMHSLKAHIITFAACIVFTLTIIFLSWVYSSHSPWLSINFIDDLSHTFTPLWQSIIGWLLMAIWFITLILLISLSKLRNIFWFSGAFFCSAYLYTLFQLVSTAGDLDQTWYQARFFETLCTLFLILVLLVDVFMLYRESNHKYVNSYQNSIRDPLTRLYNRSFFYDTLNQQLAKVNPQHPLSVIISDLDHFKRINDNYGHVAGDKVIQFAASVLENHSRADDAAARIGGEEFALLLVNTAEKDALAIAERIRLAVNAEQHPLPERMTISMGLYTTRDRSVSAETCVERADAAMYEAKNSGRNRVVVWRHPGD; this is encoded by the coding sequence ATGCTCAAACATGTCAATCATGTTGCTAAACGTTTTATTATATATGTTTTTATTTGCTTACTGGCCGGGTTCGGCATTGCCGGAGTGACCGCTTTTTTTCATACCAGTTTCAGCACTACCTCATCAATATTATTTCCTCTACTGACCAGCTTTCTGATGGTCTTTCATATTACTATTGCCTGTTTTATGGGCATGAAATACTGGAGCAGCAAGCGCCGCCTGTACCTTACACCTGTTGCTTTCGGCTTTGCCTGTTCAGCGCTGCTGATGCTGGGCACCCTCAGCAGCTATCCGGACTGGCTTACCTGCAGCACGACCCCGGTCATTAATCAAAATGACGCCGTTATCTATTATTTCTTTCGCAATATAATGATGGCTGTATTATTCATGTCATCTATTGTTTTGTATTACTTCCGCCAGCGCATCATGCACTCGCTGAAAGCACACATAATTACATTCGCGGCATGTATCGTTTTTACATTAACAATTATTTTTTTATCGTGGGTGTACTCCAGCCACTCGCCGTGGCTGAGCATCAATTTTATCGACGATCTTAGCCATACCTTCACGCCACTGTGGCAAAGTATTATCGGCTGGCTGCTGATGGCTATCTGGTTTATCACGCTTATTTTATTAATTAGCCTGAGTAAATTACGCAATATTTTCTGGTTTAGCGGCGCTTTTTTTTGCAGCGCTTATCTTTACACCCTCTTCCAGCTAGTCTCCACCGCCGGGGACCTCGATCAGACCTGGTACCAGGCGCGTTTTTTCGAAACGCTTTGTACCCTGTTCCTGATTCTGGTGCTGCTGGTCGACGTCTTTATGCTCTACCGTGAGTCTAACCATAAGTATGTCAACTCGTACCAGAACTCGATTCGCGACCCGTTGACCCGGCTTTATAACCGCAGCTTCTTCTACGACACCCTGAACCAGCAGCTGGCGAAGGTAAACCCCCAGCATCCGCTGTCAGTGATTATCAGTGACCTCGATCATTTCAAACGCATCAATGATAACTATGGCCACGTCGCCGGCGACAAGGTGATCCAGTTTGCCGCCTCGGTACTGGAGAACCATTCGCGCGCGGATGACGCTGCTGCCCGCATTGGCGGTGAGGAGTTTGCCCTGCTGCTGGTCAACACCGCCGAGAAAGACGCCCTGGCGATCGCCGAGCGTATCCGCCTGGCCGTCAACGCTGAGCAACACCCTCTGCCGGAGCGAATGACCATCAGTATGGGGTTGTATACGACGCGCGATAGAAGCGTGAGCGCAGAAACGTGCGTCGAGCGCGCAGATGCGGCCATGTATGAAGCGAAAAACAGCGGGCGTAATCGGGTGGTGGTCTGGCGTCACCCTGGCGACTAA
- the slyB gene encoding outer membrane lipoprotein SlyB, which translates to MILRVLAVSMIGFTLAGCVSSSGLSGDVYSASEAKQVQSVTYGTIVHTRAVQIQSGDDSNAIGAIGGAVLGGFLGNTIGGGTGRSLATAAGAVAGGVAGQGVQGAMNKTQGVELEIRKDDGNTILVVQKQGSTPFSVGQRVAIAGSGSQVTVSPR; encoded by the coding sequence ATGATTTTACGTGTTTTGGCTGTATCGATGATTGGTTTTACGCTCGCAGGCTGCGTGAGCAGCAGCGGCCTGTCCGGCGACGTTTATTCCGCATCTGAAGCCAAACAGGTGCAGAGCGTAACTTACGGTACGATTGTGCATACGCGCGCCGTGCAGATCCAGAGCGGCGACGACAGCAATGCCATCGGCGCCATTGGCGGTGCAGTGCTCGGCGGGTTCCTCGGCAACACCATCGGCGGCGGTACCGGACGCTCTCTTGCCACCGCGGCTGGCGCTGTCGCGGGCGGCGTCGCAGGCCAGGGCGTTCAGGGTGCAATGAACAAAACCCAGGGCGTAGAACTGGAAATCCGTAAGGATGATGGCAACACCATTCTGGTGGTGCAGAAACAGGGCAGCACGCCGTTCTCTGTGGGTCAGCGCGTCGCCATTGCCGGCAGCGGCAGCCAGGTCACCGTTTCTCCTCGATAA
- the anmK gene encoding anhydro-N-acetylmuramic acid kinase, with the protein MRSGRFIGVMSGTSLDGIDVVLAAINENIVAQQASLTWPIPHPIKEEILAICQGQSLTLSQLGRLDTRLGRLFADAVLALMRQENLKPTDVIAIGCHGQTVWHEPQGDAPHTLQIGDNNQIAAHTGVTVVGDFRRRDMALGGQGAPLVPAFHHALLAHPIERRMVLNIGGIANVSLLVPGQPVRGYDTGPGNMLLDAWIWRQQGKPYDKDAQWASEGKVLLPLLQDMLSDPWFALPAPKSTGREYFNYGWLEKHLARYSGLRGQDVQATLAELTAVTISEQVLLSGGCERLLVCGGGARNPLLMARLAALLPGTEVSTTDEAGISGDDMEALAFAWLAWRTLAGLPGNLPSVTGASEATVLGAIFPANPPQNRS; encoded by the coding sequence ATGAGATCGGGTCGCTTTATTGGCGTTATGTCCGGTACCAGCCTTGATGGTATCGATGTCGTATTGGCCGCCATCAACGAAAACATCGTGGCGCAGCAGGCCAGTCTCACCTGGCCCATACCACACCCAATAAAAGAAGAGATCCTCGCGATTTGCCAGGGCCAGTCGTTGACCCTCTCACAACTGGGGCGTCTGGACACTCGTCTGGGGCGGCTGTTTGCCGATGCCGTACTGGCGCTGATGCGCCAGGAAAATCTCAAGCCCACCGACGTTATCGCTATCGGCTGCCATGGACAGACCGTATGGCATGAACCGCAAGGCGACGCGCCGCACACGCTGCAAATCGGCGACAACAACCAGATCGCCGCGCATACCGGAGTCACGGTGGTGGGGGATTTTCGCCGGCGTGATATGGCGCTTGGCGGGCAGGGGGCGCCGTTGGTCCCGGCATTTCATCATGCGCTGCTGGCGCATCCCATTGAACGGCGGATGGTGCTGAATATCGGTGGCATCGCCAACGTGTCGCTGCTGGTGCCGGGGCAGCCGGTGCGCGGCTATGATACCGGGCCGGGAAATATGTTGCTGGACGCCTGGATCTGGCGTCAGCAGGGTAAACCGTATGATAAGGATGCCCAGTGGGCCAGCGAAGGTAAAGTGCTGCTGCCGCTGCTGCAGGACATGCTGAGCGATCCGTGGTTTGCTTTACCGGCGCCGAAAAGCACCGGTCGTGAATATTTCAATTACGGTTGGCTGGAAAAACATCTGGCCCGTTATTCGGGACTGCGTGGGCAGGATGTGCAGGCCACGCTGGCGGAATTAACCGCTGTGACCATCAGTGAGCAGGTATTGTTAAGCGGCGGCTGCGAGCGTTTGTTAGTGTGCGGCGGCGGCGCGCGTAACCCCTTGTTAATGGCGCGCCTGGCGGCACTGCTGCCGGGAACCGAAGTCTCCACCACCGATGAGGCGGGGATCAGCGGCGATGATATGGAGGCGCTGGCCTTTGCCTGGCTGGCCTGGCGCACGCTGGCGGGGCTGCCGGGTAATCTTCCCTCAGTGACCGGCGCCAGCGAAGCCACGGTGCTGGGCGCCATTTTCCCGGCTAACCCGCCGCAGAATCGGAGTTAA
- the mliC gene encoding C-type lysozyme inhibitor has translation MKKILIAVVPFMLAGCSYYNQFVERMQTDTLEYQCDQKPLTVHRNNTRQQVSFIYDNQQLNLAEGLSASGARYTDGVYVFWSKGDTATVYKRDRIILDNCQLQTAKR, from the coding sequence ATGAAAAAAATTCTTATCGCAGTTGTACCTTTTATGCTGGCGGGCTGTAGCTACTACAACCAGTTTGTCGAGCGGATGCAGACGGACACGCTGGAGTATCAATGCGACCAGAAACCGTTAACGGTCCATCGCAATAACACCCGCCAACAGGTGAGTTTTATCTATGATAATCAGCAACTGAACCTGGCTGAGGGGCTGTCGGCTTCGGGGGCGCGCTACACCGACGGCGTCTACGTCTTCTGGTCGAAGGGCGATACCGCTACCGTCTATAAACGCGATCGCATCATCCTCGATAACTGTCAGCTGCAGACGGCCAAACGTTGA
- the pdxH gene encoding pyridoxamine 5'-phosphate oxidase, which yields MSDNDELQQIAHLRREYTRGGLRRHDLPAEPLPLFERWLRQACDAKLADPTAMVVATVDERGQPYQRIVLLKHYDEKGLVFYTNLGSRKAHQIEKNPQVSLLFPWHMLERQVMVIGKAERLSTLEVVKYFHSRPRDSQIGAWVSQQSSRISARGILESKFLELKQKFQQGEVPLPSFWGGFRVSVEQMEFWQGGEHRLHDRFLYQRDNGAWKIDRLAP from the coding sequence ATGTCTGATAACGACGAACTCCAGCAAATCGCGCACTTGCGCCGTGAATATACCCGTGGCGGTTTGCGTCGCCACGATCTTCCTGCTGAACCCCTGCCGCTGTTTGAACGCTGGCTGCGTCAGGCCTGTGACGCGAAACTCGCAGACCCGACCGCGATGGTGGTTGCTACCGTTGATGAGCGCGGCCAACCTTACCAGCGTATTGTGCTGCTGAAGCATTACGATGAAAAAGGGCTGGTGTTTTATACCAACCTTGGCAGCCGCAAAGCCCATCAGATTGAAAAAAATCCCCAGGTGAGCCTGCTGTTTCCGTGGCATATGCTGGAGCGCCAGGTGATGGTGATCGGCAAAGCGGAGCGCTTGTCGACGCTGGAGGTGGTCAAATATTTCCACAGCCGTCCGCGCGATAGCCAAATCGGCGCCTGGGTCTCCCAGCAGTCCAGTCGCATTTCCGCCCGCGGGATCCTGGAGAGCAAATTCCTCGAGCTGAAGCAGAAATTCCAGCAGGGGGAAGTGCCGCTGCCGAGTTTCTGGGGCGGATTCCGCGTCAGCGTCGAGCAGATGGAGTTCTGGCAGGGGGGCGAACATCGGCTGCATGACCGCTTTTTATACCAGCGTGATAATGGCGCCTGGAAAATAGACCGCCTGGCACCGTAA
- the tyrS gene encoding tyrosine--tRNA ligase codes for MASSNLIKQLQERGLVAQVTDEEALAERLAQGPIALYCGFDPTADSLHLGHLVPLLCLKRFQQAGHKPVALVGGATGLIGDPSFKAAERKLNTEDTVQEWVDKIRKQVAPFLDFDCGDNSAIAANNYDWFGSMNVLTFLRDIGKHFSVNQMINKEAVKQRLNRDDQGISFTEFSYNLLQGYDFACLNKLHGVALQIGGSDQWGNITSGIDLTRRLHQNQVFGLTVPLITKADGTKFGKTEGGAVWLDPKKTSPYKFYQFWINTADADVYRFLKFFTFMDMAEINALEEEDKNSGKAPRAQYVLAEQVTRLVHGEEGLEAAKRITESLFNGNLSDLSEADFEQLAQDGVPMIEMEKGADLLQALVDSELQPSRGQARKTVASNAVTINGEKQADPEYVFSDSDRLFGRYTLLRRGKKNYCLVCWK; via the coding sequence ATGGCAAGCAGTAACTTGATTAAACAATTGCAAGAGCGGGGGCTGGTAGCCCAGGTGACGGACGAGGAAGCGTTAGCAGAGCGACTGGCGCAAGGCCCGATCGCGCTCTATTGCGGCTTCGATCCTACCGCTGACAGCTTGCATTTGGGGCATCTTGTTCCATTGTTATGCCTGAAACGCTTCCAGCAGGCAGGTCATAAACCTGTAGCGCTGGTGGGCGGCGCAACCGGTCTGATTGGCGACCCAAGCTTTAAAGCCGCTGAGCGTAAGCTAAATACCGAGGATACCGTGCAGGAGTGGGTGGATAAAATCCGCAAACAGGTGGCCCCGTTCCTTGATTTTGACTGTGGCGACAACTCGGCGATCGCGGCGAACAACTATGACTGGTTTGGCAGCATGAACGTGCTGACCTTCCTGCGCGATATCGGCAAACACTTCTCTGTTAACCAGATGATCAACAAAGAAGCGGTGAAGCAGCGTCTGAATCGTGACGATCAGGGTATCTCCTTTACCGAGTTCTCCTACAACCTGCTGCAAGGGTACGACTTTGCCTGCCTGAACAAGCTGCACGGCGTAGCGCTGCAGATCGGCGGCTCCGACCAGTGGGGCAACATCACCTCCGGTATCGATCTGACCCGTCGCCTGCACCAGAACCAGGTGTTTGGCCTGACGGTTCCGCTGATCACCAAAGCAGACGGCACCAAATTCGGTAAAACCGAAGGCGGCGCCGTGTGGCTGGATCCGAAGAAAACCAGTCCGTACAAATTCTACCAGTTCTGGATCAACACCGCGGATGCTGATGTCTATCGCTTCCTCAAGTTCTTCACCTTTATGGACATGGCGGAGATCAATGCTCTGGAAGAAGAAGACAAAAACAGCGGTAAAGCGCCGCGCGCCCAGTACGTGCTGGCAGAGCAGGTGACGCGCCTGGTCCACGGCGAAGAAGGCCTGGAAGCGGCGAAGCGCATTACCGAAAGCCTGTTCAACGGTAACCTGAGCGACCTGAGCGAAGCAGATTTCGAACAGCTGGCGCAGGATGGCGTGCCGATGATCGAAATGGAAAAAGGCGCCGATCTCCTGCAGGCGTTGGTGGATTCCGAGCTGCAGCCGTCCCGCGGTCAGGCGCGTAAAACCGTTGCCTCGAACGCGGTGACCATCAACGGAGAAAAACAGGCCGACCCGGAATATGTATTCAGCGACAGCGACCGTCTGTTCGGCCGCTACACCTTACTGCGTCGCGGTAAAAAGAATTACTGCCTGGTCTGCTGGAAATAA